In a genomic window of Streptomyces koelreuteriae:
- a CDS encoding YciI family protein yields the protein MAKYLLLKHYRGAPAAVNDVPMDRWTPEEISAHIQYMRDFAERLEKTGEYVDGQALAPEGSWVRYDGEGRPPVTDGPFAETKDLIAGWMIIDVDSHERAVELAGELSAAPGAGGKPIHEWLEVRPFLAASPTTTDECHP from the coding sequence ATGGCGAAGTACCTGCTGCTGAAGCACTACCGCGGGGCCCCGGCCGCAGTCAACGACGTGCCCATGGACCGTTGGACGCCGGAGGAGATCTCGGCCCACATCCAGTACATGCGGGACTTCGCGGAGCGGCTGGAGAAGACCGGCGAGTACGTCGACGGTCAGGCGCTCGCCCCCGAGGGATCATGGGTCCGCTACGACGGTGAGGGGCGCCCGCCGGTCACCGACGGACCGTTCGCCGAGACCAAGGACCTCATCGCCGGCTGGATGATCATCGACGTCGACAGCCACGAGCGCGCCGTCGAACTGGCCGGGGAGCTGTCCGCCGCCCCCGGCGCGGGCGGTAAGCCGATCCACGAGTGGCTGGAGGTGCGCCCGTTCCTGGCCGCGTCGCCCACCACCACGGACGAGTGCCACCCCTGA
- a CDS encoding DUF6879 family protein: MAQSLSSFADLIRSVEHSAVHLEMRDTYAISNEDEGFAAWKRGHRLDPDDRESWWRPWLDLVQEVTAKGVVMRRARIVGEPHSEYIRYEHSFTFTNVAAGEEIRWLPRRQASDLTLPGNDFWLFDGRVVQFNVFDGDGRWAHTDETDQPAVARLCSTAFDAVWERAVPHEKYAI, encoded by the coding sequence ATGGCGCAAAGCCTCAGTAGCTTTGCGGACTTGATCCGGTCCGTGGAGCACTCCGCCGTGCACCTGGAGATGCGGGACACGTACGCGATCTCCAACGAGGATGAGGGCTTCGCGGCGTGGAAGCGAGGTCACCGGCTCGACCCGGACGACCGCGAGTCGTGGTGGCGTCCCTGGCTCGACCTCGTCCAGGAGGTCACCGCCAAGGGTGTCGTGATGCGCCGCGCGAGGATCGTAGGTGAGCCGCACAGCGAGTACATCCGGTACGAGCACTCGTTCACGTTCACCAACGTCGCCGCAGGCGAGGAGATCCGCTGGCTCCCGAGGCGGCAGGCTTCCGACCTCACCCTGCCGGGGAACGACTTCTGGCTCTTCGACGGCCGCGTCGTGCAGTTCAACGTCTTTGACGGTGACGGGCGTTGGGCGCACACCGACGAGACCGACCAGCCGGCGGTTGCCCGCCTGTGCTCCACCGCGTTCGACGCCGTCTGGGAGCGGGCCGTCCCGCACGAGAAGTACGCCATCTGA
- a CDS encoding RNA polymerase sigma factor translates to MDEALLRSLTPSVLTVLVRRGADFAAAEDAVQDALVEALRVWPADPPRDAKGWLVTVAWRKFLDATRSDLARRRREDRVEEEPAPGPSSSSDDTLQLYFLCAHPSLTPASAVALTLRAVGGLTTRQIAEAYLVPEATMAQRISRAKRTVSRVRFDRPGDVATVLRVLYLVFNEGYSGDVDLAAEAIRLTRQLAAAIDHPEVAGLLALMLLHHARRAARTASDGSLVPLAEQDRGRWDTASIAEGVVILQTALARDRLGEFQAQAAIAALHADAPTAGETDWVQIVEWYDELARLTDSPVVRLNRAVAVGEADGPRAGLAALAAVDSSLPRHTAVAAYLHERDGDLATAARLYAEAARLAPNLAERDHLTRQAARLNAGRGR, encoded by the coding sequence ATGGACGAGGCCCTGCTCAGGAGCCTCACGCCGAGCGTGCTCACCGTCCTCGTCCGCCGCGGAGCCGACTTCGCGGCGGCCGAGGACGCCGTCCAGGACGCCCTCGTCGAGGCGCTCCGGGTCTGGCCGGCCGACCCGCCGCGCGATGCCAAGGGCTGGCTGGTCACGGTGGCCTGGCGCAAGTTCCTCGACGCGACCCGGTCGGACCTCGCCCGCCGCCGGCGAGAGGACCGCGTCGAGGAGGAACCGGCGCCCGGGCCGTCGTCCTCGTCGGACGACACGCTCCAGCTCTACTTCCTGTGCGCCCACCCCTCGCTGACCCCGGCATCGGCGGTCGCGCTCACCCTGCGCGCCGTCGGCGGCCTCACCACCCGGCAGATCGCCGAGGCCTACCTCGTACCCGAGGCGACCATGGCGCAGCGCATCAGCCGGGCCAAGCGCACGGTCTCCAGGGTGCGGTTCGACCGGCCCGGGGACGTCGCCACCGTCCTCCGCGTCCTCTACCTCGTCTTCAATGAGGGCTACTCCGGCGACGTCGACCTCGCCGCCGAGGCCATCCGGCTCACCCGGCAGCTCGCCGCCGCGATCGACCACCCCGAGGTGGCCGGGCTGCTCGCCCTCATGCTCCTCCACCACGCCCGGCGCGCCGCCCGCACCGCGTCCGACGGCAGCCTCGTGCCGCTCGCCGAGCAGGACCGGGGCCGGTGGGACACCGCGTCGATCGCCGAGGGCGTCGTGATCCTCCAGACGGCACTCGCCCGCGACCGACTGGGCGAGTTCCAGGCCCAGGCCGCCATCGCCGCCCTCCACGCCGACGCGCCCACCGCCGGGGAGACCGACTGGGTGCAGATCGTCGAGTGGTACGACGAACTCGCCCGCCTGACCGACAGCCCGGTCGTCCGCCTCAACCGCGCGGTCGCCGTGGGGGAGGCGGACGGCCCGCGCGCCGGCCTGGCCGCCCTCGCGGCGGTCGACTCGTCGCTTCCCCGCCACACCGCGGTGGCGGCGTACCTCCACGAACGCGACGGCGACTTGGCGACGGCGGCCCGCCTGTACGCCGAGGCGGCCCGACTGGCCCCCAACCTCGCCGAACGCGACCATCTGACGCGGCAGGCGGCGCGGCTCAATGCGGGGCGGGGGCGATGA